The following proteins are encoded in a genomic region of Cryptomeria japonica chromosome 11, Sugi_1.0, whole genome shotgun sequence:
- the LOC131043469 gene encoding putative Myb family transcription factor At1g14600 → MENEEGREILIFGKRIRVGGENNGSVSHENGNEKGEKRKYIKSLMPRIRWTSDLHDSFLRAVQQLGGPNKASPKQLVELMGVEGLTHPQVKSHLQGYRCKLQKPTYKLPQSNAALVAAKDCKIDDFDFDLRTCRLIVLKKLLL, encoded by the exons ATGGAGAATGAAGAAGGAAGAGAGATTCTTATTTTTGGTAAAAGGATTCGAGTAGGAGGAGAGAACAATGGGTCTGTTTCTCATGAGAATGGAAATGAGAaaggagaaaagaggaagtacattAAATCTTTAATGCCCAGGATTCGTTGGACCTCTGATTTGCATGATAGTTTTCTTCGAGCAGTGCAACAACTTGGAGGTCCCAACA AAGCATCCCCCAAACAACTTGTAGAGCTCATGGGTGTTGAAGGGCTTACCCACCCTCAAGTGAAAAGCCATCTACAG GGATATAGATGTAAACTTCAAAAGCCAACATACAAGCTTCCTCAATCAAATGCAG CTTTAGTGGCTGCAAAGGACTGCaaaattgatgattttgattttgatttgagaaCTTGTAGGTTAATCGTACTGAAAAAACTCTTATTATA